The Candidatus Omnitrophota bacterium genome includes the window CTGAGCGATCTCACCGCGGGGCTCTCCGAAATGATCCGCGTCTTGCGTCCCGCAGGCCGGCTCATCATCCTGGAAACCGGCTATCCTCGCCAGCGCCTGCTGCGATTCGGCTACCAACTGTTTTTGTTGACGGTCGCGCGGACGATCGGATGTGTGCTGACCGGCAGCGTGTGGCCGTTTACGTATCTGGCGCGTTCGGTGCGGCAGTTCCTCACGCCTGAGCAAATGATCGAACGCTTGCAGCAACTCCAAACTGATGTAGAATACCTCCCATTATCCCTGGGGCTCGCAAGCCTCTATCGGGTCACGAAACATGCCTAGCGCACATCGTTCGAGGCGCGTCGAAGCAGTACAGCTTCACCAAGCCCTGGCCCCGGTTGAGCGCGATCTTCAGGCCGTGTCTTCCCGCCTGCTCTCACAATTGGCCGACCCCATCGCGCGGAAAGTCGTCTACCTGGTGACGGCAGGCGGCAAGCGGCTGCGCCCGGCCTTGGTCCTGCTGACCGGCGCGGTCGGTCCCTCGCCGGATCGCCCGGCGCTGATTGACACCGCCACATCCGTCGAGCTCATCCACACCGCCACGCTAATTCACGATGACATTATCGACCAGGCCACTATGCGCCGCGCGCGCCCAAGTTTTCATCAGCGCTGGGGCACGGAACGCGCCTTGCTCATGGGCGACTACCTGTACTCGACGGCGTTTACGATGCTCTCCCGCCTTGAGCAGCCCGCCGTCATCCAGGTCCTCGCCGATGTCTGCCAGCAACTGTGCCGCGGCGAATTGCGGGAAGTGGAAGCCCGGTTTCGCCTGGACTTGACGGAAGCCGAGTACTTTGCGATCATTCAAGAGAAAACAGCGTCGCTCACTGGCGGGTGTTGCCGATCCGGAGCCATCCTCAGCGGCTGCTCGGCAACACAGGTTGAACAGCTGGCCGCGTTCGGCCAGAACTTCGGGGTGGCGTTTCAAATCATTGACGACTGCCTCGATTTGATCGGCGATCAGCGGCAGCTCGGAAAATCGATTCTGGCGGATCTGGACAAAGGGGCCCTCTCGCTTCCGATTATTTACCTCGCACAGCAGTTATCCGCGAAAGCCCGGAACGCGCTCTTTGCTCCCCTGCGCCGGCACGCCAACGACCCGGCGTTTTTGCGCCGTGTGGCCAAGGCGGCTAAGGAATCCGGGGCCGTGGCGAAAGCCCAGGCGCGCGCCGCCGGCTTCATCCGCCGCGCGGAAGCATCGGTCCATGGCATTGAGATGAATGGCCTTCGCATCGCGTATGAGTCGTTAACCGACTACGCGATCTACCGACAGGGGTGAGCCATGCTGGGATTCAATGAACTGCTCGTGATTCTGCTGATCGTGCTGCTGCTCGTCGGAGCCAAGCGGCTGCCGGACATCGGACGGTCTCTCGGCCAGAGCATCCGAGAGTTTCAGAAGGCCCTCAAGGGCAAATCCTCTGAGCAGGACAAGGATGAGTCCGCGACGAAGCCGTAAATGAGCGACGCCGTGTCCTCAACGCCGCCTGCGGCGCCCGCGACACCCTCAGCGCCTCAGAAAGACCTCTGGCGGTGGTTCGATGAGACATTCGGCCGCCGCCAATTCTTGCTCCGCGGCGGCTGGGCGTTTTTCTGGGTCTTCCTGGGCGGCTGGCTGCTCTCCAACCTCAGGTATTTATTCCCCAATGTGCTCTACGAGCCTGCGCTGGCGTTCAAAGCGGGCAAGCCCGAGGAGTATCCCCTCGGGGTCAGCGAGAAATGGAAGAAACTCCAGCGCACCTGGATCGTCCGCACCGAGCGGGGCTTCTACTGTTTCTGGGCCCGCTGCACGCACCTTGGCTGCACCCCGAACTGGTTTGATACGGAAGCGCGGTTTAAATGCCCGTGCCACGGGTCGAACTTCAATGCCGAGGGCGATGTGATCGCCGGTCCCGCCCCGAAAGCGCTCTGGCGGTGCGCGATCCGGCTGGCGGATGACGGGCAGCTGCTCATCGATAAGGGCCGCTTGGAAAACCGCCCTGAGCTGCGAACGATGGGCGACTTCTTCCTGCCGTATCGAAACGCGTAATCCCGCTTAGCATGAAACAGTACGTGAAAAAAACCAAGCTCTGGAAGTCGGTGTTCCGCCACGATTTCACCGATTCGCCCCGGACGCGCCTGCAGCGCATTTTCGGCAACGTCTTCCTGCACCTGCATCCCGTGCGCATCGCGAAAGACGCGCTCAAGGTCACCTACACCTGGGGGCTGGGCGGGTTGTCGTTCTACGCCTTTCTCGTGCTGACGGTCTCAGGCATCATCCTGATGTTCTATTACCGCCCGGCCAGCAGCCTCGCGTATCAAGACATCAAGGATCTCACCTTCGCCGTGACGATGGGCGGCTTTCTGCGCAATCTCCATCGATGGGC containing:
- a CDS encoding polyprenyl synthetase family protein, whose amino-acid sequence is MPSAHRSRRVEAVQLHQALAPVERDLQAVSSRLLSQLADPIARKVVYLVTAGGKRLRPALVLLTGAVGPSPDRPALIDTATSVELIHTATLIHDDIIDQATMRRARPSFHQRWGTERALLMGDYLYSTAFTMLSRLEQPAVIQVLADVCQQLCRGELREVEARFRLDLTEAEYFAIIQEKTASLTGGCCRSGAILSGCSATQVEQLAAFGQNFGVAFQIIDDCLDLIGDQRQLGKSILADLDKGALSLPIIYLAQQLSAKARNALFAPLRRHANDPAFLRRVAKAAKESGAVAKAQARAAGFIRRAEASVHGIEMNGLRIAYESLTDYAIYRQG
- the tatA gene encoding twin-arginine translocase TatA/TatE family subunit, with product MLGFNELLVILLIVLLLVGAKRLPDIGRSLGQSIREFQKALKGKSSEQDKDESATKP
- a CDS encoding Rieske 2Fe-2S domain-containing protein: MSDAVSSTPPAAPATPSAPQKDLWRWFDETFGRRQFLLRGGWAFFWVFLGGWLLSNLRYLFPNVLYEPALAFKAGKPEEYPLGVSEKWKKLQRTWIVRTERGFYCFWARCTHLGCTPNWFDTEARFKCPCHGSNFNAEGDVIAGPAPKALWRCAIRLADDGQLLIDKGRLENRPELRTMGDFFLPYRNA